Proteins encoded by one window of Candidatus Methylomirabilis sp.:
- the glnE gene encoding bifunctional [glutamate--ammonia ligase]-adenylyl-L-tyrosine phosphorylase/[glutamate--ammonia-ligase] adenylyltransferase, with amino-acid sequence MKEPFPPGVEALAAAGCRYPEQARQNLQHLAGSSHLTSVQSILPLLLDRLRNLADPDMALNNLERYAEVVIDRGFLFSHLRDSPKSLDLLLTLFGSSQHLSDILIRFPQDFHWLLQPGLLRRTRSKEELVEDLNEFLSRAKSQERAWTALRRFKMREILRIGIQDLLDNLDLTGVTQQLSLMADVVLHRAYEICRAELVRRYGEPRCVGPSGDKVCGFVVIGMGKLGGEELNFSSDIDLLFIYEGEGETAGLTSPSGALIGRVSNHEFFTRLGEGVIKAIGELTSEGRVFRVDMRLRPEGRAGALVYSLRGYELYYESWGQTWERMALIKARPVAGDPALGEAFLKLVEPFAYRRSLDYGAIGEIRAMKDRINAKVGRDQETFRHVKLGYGGIREIEFIVQTFQLLYGASDPWIREPNTLRALQRLADRGHVTVDEHATLAKAYTFLRTVEHRLQILHHLQTHTLPTDHGDLVQLARRLGYSPNRSPDPALALREDYQRHIQAVRQMYDHLLREPPMGEEEIPLHPLADFLDGRADESVVRESLTAAGIVDLDRAVRSLFVLRDGPPFRRNTTGTQRILATLAPTLMEGLTQAPDPDLALLHLERFIEGVGSSAGLYDIFKQAPLALVHLMRLFGASEFLSQILIRHPALLDLLLVPDQPERGRPDRLVEECLDVVADAPPGSPRLDALRRFKQAEELRIGILDLLRKADLDEVSRALTRLSEACVQTAYRLACEELRPQYGLPSSGGFVVLGLGKCGAEEIGYGSDLDLAFAYAQEGATTGGSQGMSHAEYFERLADKICRNLTTITKEGTAYRVDIRLRPGGSAGRVAQSFAAFETHFARTAELWERQAYLRVRPIAGDLNIAEALMASLSERIYRPTSAESLAANITAMRHRMEVELTKEKTGEHHVKLGSGGIVDIEFIIQFLQLAYGSTRSALRVGNTLKALEAARGVGLLADLDVAYLCDSYRFLRTVQNRLRVVADLETSALPKDPNRLDRLARRLEYEAGDGVRPGERLLADYQRHTERVRGIYEATFSRYNRGESGS; translated from the coding sequence ATGAAGGAACCATTCCCACCTGGGGTTGAGGCGCTGGCGGCTGCCGGCTGTCGATACCCGGAACAAGCCCGGCAGAATCTGCAACACCTGGCCGGATCCTCACACCTGACCTCGGTCCAATCGATTCTACCACTGCTCCTGGATCGCCTGAGAAATCTAGCCGACCCGGATATGGCACTCAATAACCTGGAGCGCTACGCCGAGGTGGTCATTGATCGGGGATTCTTGTTTTCTCACCTCCGAGACAGTCCTAAGTCGCTTGATCTTCTGCTGACGCTCTTCGGAAGTTCGCAGCATCTGTCCGATATCCTGATCCGTTTCCCGCAGGATTTTCATTGGCTGTTGCAGCCCGGCCTGCTCCGGCGGACCAGGTCTAAGGAGGAGCTGGTCGAAGATCTCAACGAGTTCCTCTCGAGAGCGAAGAGCCAGGAGCGAGCATGGACAGCGCTGCGTCGATTCAAGATGCGGGAAATCTTGCGAATCGGGATTCAGGATCTTCTTGACAACCTGGATCTGACCGGTGTGACGCAGCAACTGTCCCTGATGGCTGATGTGGTGCTGCATCGGGCCTATGAGATCTGCCGCGCTGAGCTCGTGCGTCGGTACGGCGAGCCACGATGCGTGGGACCCTCAGGCGACAAGGTGTGCGGATTTGTGGTGATCGGGATGGGGAAGCTCGGCGGCGAGGAGTTGAATTTCAGCTCGGATATCGATCTGCTGTTCATCTACGAAGGAGAAGGTGAGACGGCAGGGCTCACCAGCCCGTCTGGCGCCCTCATCGGCAGAGTGAGCAATCATGAGTTTTTCACGCGCCTGGGGGAGGGCGTGATCAAAGCGATCGGTGAGCTGACATCGGAGGGGCGCGTCTTCCGAGTTGATATGCGGCTTCGGCCAGAGGGACGGGCGGGTGCGCTGGTCTATTCGCTCAGGGGATATGAGCTCTATTATGAATCATGGGGACAGACGTGGGAGCGCATGGCGCTGATCAAAGCGAGGCCGGTGGCCGGTGATCCGGCGCTGGGGGAAGCATTCCTTAAGTTGGTGGAACCGTTTGCCTATCGCAGATCACTTGACTACGGTGCTATCGGGGAGATCCGGGCCATGAAGGATCGGATCAATGCGAAGGTTGGACGGGACCAGGAGACTTTCCGCCACGTCAAACTGGGCTACGGGGGGATCCGCGAGATCGAGTTTATCGTGCAGACCTTTCAGCTTCTGTACGGGGCAAGCGACCCGTGGATCCGCGAGCCGAATACGCTCCGTGCGTTGCAGCGATTAGCTGACCGTGGGCATGTTACCGTCGATGAGCACGCGACATTGGCCAAGGCCTACACCTTTCTCCGCACGGTCGAGCATCGCCTCCAGATCCTCCATCACTTGCAGACCCATACGTTGCCGACGGACCATGGGGACCTCGTCCAGTTGGCTCGGCGCCTCGGCTACTCCCCAAACCGGTCACCTGACCCGGCGCTGGCCTTACGGGAGGATTATCAGCGGCACATCCAGGCGGTTCGACAGATGTATGACCATCTGCTGAGGGAGCCGCCCATGGGGGAGGAGGAGATTCCACTTCATCCGCTCGCCGACTTTCTGGATGGGCGGGCAGACGAAAGCGTAGTGCGCGAGTCGTTGACAGCGGCGGGAATCGTGGATCTTGATCGCGCCGTCCGCTCGCTGTTCGTGTTACGCGACGGCCCTCCTTTCAGACGTAATACGACCGGCACTCAGCGGATCCTCGCCACCCTGGCGCCTACCCTCATGGAGGGTTTGACGCAGGCGCCGGACCCGGACCTGGCTCTCCTGCACCTTGAGCGGTTTATCGAGGGGGTTGGTTCCAGCGCCGGCTTGTACGACATCTTCAAACAGGCGCCGCTCGCCCTGGTCCACCTGATGCGACTCTTTGGCGCAAGCGAGTTTCTCTCGCAGATCCTGATCCGACATCCCGCGCTCTTGGACCTGCTGCTCGTCCCCGATCAGCCTGAACGTGGGCGACCCGACCGGCTCGTTGAGGAATGCTTAGACGTGGTGGCCGATGCCCCGCCTGGAAGCCCCAGGTTGGATGCGTTGCGGCGATTCAAACAGGCGGAGGAGTTGCGAATCGGTATCCTGGACCTACTCAGAAAGGCTGACCTGGACGAAGTGAGCAGGGCGTTAACGCGTCTCTCGGAGGCCTGTGTTCAGACGGCATACAGGCTGGCTTGTGAGGAACTGAGGCCGCAGTATGGCCTACCGTCCTCAGGGGGGTTCGTCGTCTTGGGCCTTGGCAAATGTGGTGCTGAGGAGATAGGGTATGGATCCGACCTTGATCTCGCCTTCGCCTATGCGCAAGAAGGAGCGACGACGGGCGGGTCCCAGGGCATGAGCCATGCCGAGTATTTCGAGCGCCTGGCCGATAAGATCTGCAGGAACCTCACGACGATCACCAAAGAGGGAACGGCCTACCGGGTCGACATCCGGCTACGCCCAGGTGGATCGGCAGGCAGGGTTGCGCAGTCCTTCGCGGCTTTTGAGACCCACTTTGCTCGCACAGCGGAGCTGTGGGAGCGTCAAGCCTACCTGCGAGTGCGTCCGATTGCCGGCGACCTCAACATCGCGGAGGCGTTGATGGCGTCATTATCCGAGCGTATCTATCGACCAACCTCAGCGGAGAGTCTGGCAGCGAACATTACAGCGATGCGTCACCGGATGGAAGTAGAGTTGACCAAGGAGAAAACCGGCGAGCATCATGTGAAGTTGGGGAGCGGTGGGATCGTTGACATCGAGTTCATCATTCAGTTCCTCCAGCTTGCGTATGGATCTACGCGTTCTGCCCTGCGGGTCGGTAATACGCTGAAGGCCTTGGAGGCCGCGCGGGGCGTGGGCCTGCTCGCCGACCTGGATGTCGCTTACCTGTGCGACTCCTATAGGTTCCTGCGCACGGTCCAGAATCGTCTCCGGGTCGTGGCCGATCTTGAGACGTCCGCGCTACCGAAGGACCCAAACCGGCTCGATCGCCTGGCACGACGGCTTGAGTATGAAGCGGGTGACGGCGTACGTCCAGGGGAACGGTTGCTGGCTGACTACCAGCGCCATACGGAGCGGGTACGGGGGATTTACGAGGCGACCTTCTCTCGTTATAATCGCGGTGAATCCGGGAGCTGA
- a CDS encoding TRC40/GET3/ArsA family transport-energizing ATPase has translation MRIILYTGKGGVGKTTVSAATALMAAERGYRTLVISTDPAHSLADAFDQPLGSEPTRITDHLWGQEINVLEEIRTHWGEVKDYLTVLFATRGVDEVIAEEMAVFPGLEELCSLLQIRLQGEAGRFDCLIVDCAPTGETMRLLSFPDVARWYMEKLFPWERRIVTAMGPIVQPFVPVPLPKDNVYAAIETLFTRIDGMKEVLCDPKRSSIRLVLNPEKMVIKEAQRALTYLNLYGYVTDAVICNRVFPRQLQHGYFAEWSHIQSRYREMIQQGFSPIPIWEIPLFDREVVGLTMLERMGRSLFTDQDPLTVWMPGPIQTVRKKGGNYYLRLKLPFLQKEELSLLKRGDELVVSIGNFRRDLVLPRALADLAVRRARLEEGYLVVRFGQDGSPKEEKDG, from the coding sequence ATGCGCATCATTCTGTATACCGGCAAGGGAGGGGTAGGCAAGACGACCGTCTCAGCCGCCACGGCGTTGATGGCGGCCGAGCGAGGCTACCGGACCCTGGTCATCAGCACTGACCCGGCCCACAGCCTGGCTGATGCCTTCGATCAGCCGCTCGGGTCTGAGCCGACGCGGATTACGGACCATCTCTGGGGACAGGAGATCAATGTTCTGGAGGAGATCCGGACACACTGGGGTGAGGTCAAGGACTATCTCACCGTTCTGTTTGCCACGCGCGGTGTAGACGAAGTGATCGCTGAGGAGATGGCGGTCTTTCCCGGACTAGAGGAGTTGTGCAGCCTTTTGCAAATCCGACTGCAGGGCGAGGCGGGGCGCTTCGATTGTCTCATTGTCGATTGCGCGCCGACCGGAGAGACGATGCGCCTGCTGAGCTTCCCCGATGTGGCCCGCTGGTACATGGAGAAGCTCTTTCCGTGGGAGCGTCGAATCGTGACCGCCATGGGCCCCATTGTTCAGCCGTTCGTGCCTGTTCCGCTTCCCAAGGATAATGTGTATGCGGCCATCGAGACCCTCTTTACTCGCATTGACGGGATGAAAGAGGTGCTGTGCGACCCGAAGCGCTCCAGCATCAGGCTGGTCCTGAACCCGGAGAAGATGGTCATCAAAGAGGCGCAGCGGGCCCTTACCTATCTGAACCTGTACGGCTACGTCACCGATGCCGTCATCTGTAACCGCGTCTTTCCCCGTCAACTCCAGCACGGGTATTTTGCCGAATGGAGTCATATCCAGAGCCGGTACCGGGAGATGATCCAGCAGGGCTTTTCGCCGATCCCGATCTGGGAGATCCCGCTCTTCGACCGTGAGGTCGTCGGTCTGACGATGCTTGAGCGCATGGGCCGGAGCCTCTTTACCGATCAGGATCCTCTGACCGTCTGGATGCCGGGGCCGATCCAGACGGTCCGTAAGAAAGGGGGCAACTACTATCTCCGGTTAAAGCTCCCGTTCCTTCAGAAGGAGGAGTTATCGCTCTTGAAGCGAGGCGATGAGTTGGTGGTGTCGATTGGAAACTTCCGGAGAGACCTCGTGCTTCCCAGGGCGCTGGCCGACCTCGCAGTGAGAAGGGCGAGACTTGAGGAAGGCTATCTCGTGGTGCGATTCGGTCAGGACGGAAGCCCCAAGGAGGAGAAGGATGGCTAA
- a CDS encoding NAD-dependent epimerase/dehydratase family protein, which translates to MKVFVTGASGYIGFNVASGFRRAGHEVWGLVRSEKKAHTIAMSEIRPVIGSMQHPESYQPIAEQCSVLIHAAVDYQADTFSLDRHTMEVLLAAGKLGAQPKTVVYTSGTWVYGDTLGKPVDEDAPLRPAALVASRPDIEQMVLNASGVRGVVVRPGCVYGRQGGLTGMWFDGPDKGKPLQMIGDGNNRWAMVHVDDLADGYLRVAESGLAGEVFNLTDRSSSTVLEMVLAVARATGYTGQIGFVPAGEASYTLDGFAECLTLDQLVDSRKASRLLEWQPKHRGFVDDVETYFQSWKATQYA; encoded by the coding sequence ATGAAAGTATTTGTGACTGGTGCAAGCGGCTACATTGGCTTCAATGTGGCTTCAGGTTTTCGCCGAGCCGGGCATGAGGTGTGGGGGCTGGTCCGCAGCGAGAAAAAGGCTCATACCATTGCCATGAGCGAGATCCGCCCGGTCATCGGGAGCATGCAACATCCGGAAAGTTATCAGCCGATTGCGGAGCAATGTTCTGTGCTGATCCACGCGGCCGTGGATTACCAGGCCGATACCTTTTCGCTGGACAGGCACACCATGGAGGTATTGCTGGCGGCCGGCAAACTCGGTGCACAGCCGAAAACGGTTGTGTACACGAGCGGGACATGGGTGTATGGCGACACCCTCGGCAAGCCGGTAGACGAGGATGCGCCCTTGCGACCTGCGGCACTGGTCGCCAGCCGTCCTGACATCGAACAGATGGTGCTGAACGCGTCCGGGGTCCGGGGAGTGGTCGTGCGGCCGGGCTGCGTGTACGGCCGACAAGGCGGGCTGACAGGCATGTGGTTCGACGGCCCCGACAAAGGCAAACCGCTCCAGATGATTGGCGATGGCAATAATCGCTGGGCCATGGTTCATGTCGACGATCTGGCGGATGGCTATCTGCGCGTAGCGGAGAGCGGACTTGCCGGCGAGGTATTTAACCTCACTGATCGCTCCAGTTCTACCGTGCTTGAAATGGTCCTCGCTGTGGCGCGGGCCACCGGCTATACCGGGCAGATTGGATTTGTCCCGGCGGGTGAAGCGTCTTACACTCTGGACGGGTTTGCCGAGTGTCTGACTCTGGATCAGCTTGTGGATTCCAGAAAGGCGAGTCGCCTGTTGGAATGGCAGCCGAAACATCGCGGCTTTGTCGATGATGTGGAGACGTATTTTCAGTCGTGGAAAGCCACCCAGTATGCTTGA
- a CDS encoding DNA methylase, whose translation MIRARDLGIELESGAEGERFKWFLACLLFGKPIQQEVTKRAYLEFVREGLVTPEALIEAGWDRLVSVLDRGHYVRFDFSTATKLLDISRSLITRYGSLANLFRQSSDRKDLTKRLQEFKGVGPVTTRIFLRDIKSFSK comes from the coding sequence ATGATTCGAGCTCGGGACCTCGGGATCGAACTCGAATCGGGGGCAGAAGGTGAGCGCTTTAAATGGTTCCTGGCCTGCCTGTTGTTTGGTAAACCGATTCAACAGGAAGTGACTAAGCGAGCCTATCTGGAATTCGTCAGAGAGGGGTTGGTTACCCCAGAGGCGCTTATCGAAGCAGGGTGGGATCGGCTCGTGAGCGTCTTAGACCGCGGCCACTATGTTCGCTTCGATTTCTCGACCGCCACGAAACTCCTTGACATCTCCCGATCCCTCATAACCCGCTATGGCTCTCTTGCCAACCTGTTCAGGCAATCAAGCGATAGGAAGGACCTGACCAAGCGTCTTCAGGAATTTAAAGGAGTAGGTCCCGTCACTACTCGCATCTTCCTCCGCGACATCAAGTCCTTCTCGAAGTAA
- a CDS encoding RNA polymerase sigma factor, with translation MDRVSLSEDEKDQFTESLLQHLDALYSFVWWLTHRRDEIEDLVQETCLRALRSAHQFQPGTNLKAWLFSRLIRMLRNRYLS, from the coding sequence ATGGATCGAGTATCGCTGTCCGAGGACGAAAAGGATCAGTTTACCGAGTCCCTGCTTCAGCACCTCGATGCGCTTTATAGCTTCGTCTGGTGGCTGACGCATCGCCGGGACGAGATTGAGGACCTGGTACAAGAGACCTGCCTTCGCGCCCTGCGATCCGCTCACCAGTTTCAGCCTGGAACCAATTTGAAGGCCTGGCTCTTTAGTCGTCTGATTCGGATGCTCCGGAACCGATATCTTTCTTGA
- a CDS encoding CopG family transcriptional regulator has product MPTSVRLDPGVAARLRKMAKTEGVPLSELLRRAAARYCNELTNASLDLRLADVIGVVRSTGGRARRTGEAFRKALQRRS; this is encoded by the coding sequence ATGCCGACGAGTGTGCGATTGGATCCAGGGGTTGCAGCGCGGCTGCGGAAGATGGCCAAGACCGAGGGGGTACCACTCTCGGAGCTACTCAGACGTGCGGCGGCCCGATATTGCAACGAGTTGACGAATGCTTCGTTGGACCTGAGGCTGGCCGATGTCATCGGCGTCGTGAGGTCAACAGGGGGACGAGCCCGCCGAACCGGTGAGGCATTTCGGAAGGCGCTACAGAGGCGGTCGTGA
- a CDS encoding PIN domain-containing protein, which yields MILTDAGPLIALLDRGEPDHLKCQEASVRLHGPLLTTWPAFTEAIYLLGQAGGWIAQEPLWRLLRRGDLIVEMPQQLERIATLMSKYQSVPMDLADASLVALAEERGLTTIFTLDRNFRIYRLSRSRAFTIIP from the coding sequence GTGATCTTAACCGACGCAGGTCCCCTGATCGCGCTGCTCGATCGCGGAGAGCCTGATCACCTGAAATGTCAGGAGGCCTCCGTTCGGTTGCATGGTCCCTTGCTCACAACTTGGCCGGCGTTTACGGAGGCAATCTACCTACTGGGGCAGGCCGGGGGATGGATAGCACAGGAGCCTTTGTGGCGCCTGCTGCGCCGGGGAGATCTCATCGTCGAGATGCCTCAGCAGTTGGAACGGATCGCCACACTGATGAGTAAGTATCAGAGCGTCCCGATGGATCTGGCTGATGCCTCGCTCGTGGCGCTGGCTGAAGAACGGGGACTCACCACAATCTTTACCCTGGATCGGAACTTCCGCATCTACCGGCTTTCGCGTAGCAGGGCGTTCACGATTATTCCGTGA
- the icd gene encoding NADP-dependent isocitrate dehydrogenase, whose product MVGRREGLQPTKEGCAITVKDGRLIVPDDPILPFIEGDGTGRDIWRASVRVFDAAVKRAYGGQRRITWFEVYAGEKAFNTLKTWLPEETIEAFRTYIVGIKGPLTTPVGGGIRSLNVALRQLLDLYVCLRPVRYIRGVPSPVKRPELVDMVIFRENTEDIYAGIEWEAESPEVGKVIRFLQDEMAVKKIRFPESSAIGIKPVSREGSERLIGAAIQYALRHKRKSVTMVHKGNIMKFTEGAFRDWGYALAAGKYRHETVSLRESWILDNQEKQPALTVEENALAIDPGYKDMTPDRQAKIREEVEVALALWPTHGNGQWRRKLLIKDSIADITLQQTLTRADEFDVIATLNLNGDYLSDALAAQIGGIGIAPGGNINYQTGHAIFEATHGTAPKYADLDKVNPGSLILSGEMMLRHLGWDEAADLVIRGLEEAIARRQVTYDFARLLRVEGATDVQELKCSEFATAVIENMG is encoded by the coding sequence ATGGTAGGGCGGCGTGAAGGACTTCAGCCGACGAAAGAAGGCTGCGCAATTACCGTAAAAGATGGCCGGTTGATCGTCCCGGACGATCCGATTCTTCCGTTCATCGAGGGTGACGGGACTGGACGAGACATCTGGCGCGCTTCGGTCCGCGTGTTCGATGCGGCGGTGAAACGTGCCTATGGCGGGCAGCGCCGTATCACATGGTTCGAGGTCTATGCGGGTGAGAAGGCGTTTAATACCCTCAAGACCTGGTTGCCGGAGGAGACTATTGAGGCCTTCCGCACGTACATAGTTGGGATCAAGGGACCGCTGACGACGCCAGTAGGAGGCGGTATCCGGAGCCTGAACGTGGCGCTCCGCCAACTGCTCGACCTGTATGTTTGCCTCAGACCGGTCCGGTATATTCGCGGTGTCCCGAGCCCTGTGAAGCGCCCCGAACTGGTCGACATGGTGATCTTCCGGGAGAATACGGAGGATATCTACGCCGGGATCGAGTGGGAGGCGGAATCGCCGGAGGTCGGCAAGGTCATTCGTTTCCTTCAGGATGAGATGGCGGTCAAGAAGATCCGCTTCCCGGAGAGCTCTGCGATCGGAATTAAACCGGTCAGTCGAGAAGGGAGCGAACGACTGATCGGGGCTGCGATTCAGTACGCGCTCCGACACAAGCGCAAGTCTGTGACGATGGTCCACAAGGGGAACATCATGAAGTTTACGGAGGGCGCGTTTCGGGATTGGGGCTATGCCCTGGCGGCCGGCAAGTACCGTCACGAGACGGTCAGCCTTCGAGAGAGCTGGATCCTCGACAACCAAGAGAAGCAGCCCGCCCTCACGGTTGAGGAGAATGCCCTGGCCATCGATCCCGGCTACAAAGATATGACACCCGATCGACAGGCGAAGATCCGCGAAGAGGTCGAGGTCGCCCTCGCGCTGTGGCCAACGCACGGCAATGGACAGTGGAGGCGCAAGCTGTTGATCAAAGACTCGATCGCCGACATTACGCTGCAGCAGACACTCACACGGGCCGATGAGTTCGACGTAATCGCGACGCTGAACTTGAATGGCGACTATCTCTCGGATGCCCTCGCCGCTCAGATTGGTGGGATCGGGATTGCACCCGGGGGGAATATCAACTATCAGACCGGTCATGCGATCTTTGAGGCGACCCATGGCACGGCGCCGAAATACGCCGACCTGGATAAGGTCAATCCTGGCTCGCTCATCCTCTCGGGCGAGATGATGCTGCGGCACCTTGGCTGGGACGAGGCGGCCGACTTAGTGATCCGTGGGCTGGAGGAAGCCATTGCTCGAAGGCAGGTCACCTATGACTTTGCCAGGCTGCTGCGTGTCGAGGGGGCTACTGACGTGCAGGAGCTGAAGTGCTCCGAATTCGCCACAGCCGTCATCGAGAATATGGGCTAG
- the mdh gene encoding malate dehydrogenase, with product MRPKVTVVGGAGNVGATVGQYLVAKELADVVLIDILESVQHGRGLDLLQTCPVLGSDSRIVGTKDYRDTADSDIVVVTAGIARKPGMSRDDLLHTNARIVGEVIERVVAHSPNGILVIVSNPLDAMTQLALKRSGFARERVIGMAGVLDAARFRTFIAQELRVSVENVHACVLGGHGDAMVPLPRFSTVAGIPITELLPPDRIEALVKRTAGGGGEILALLGTGSAYYAPGASVVEMVETIVKDKKKIMPCCVYLQGEYGIHGLCVGVPVKLGSTGVEQIIEIQLTPDEAAALNRSAAAVKELIDILKL from the coding sequence ATGCGACCGAAGGTGACCGTGGTTGGCGGTGCTGGCAACGTCGGAGCCACCGTCGGCCAGTATCTTGTCGCAAAAGAGCTGGCCGATGTGGTGCTGATCGATATCTTAGAAAGCGTTCAGCATGGACGAGGGCTGGACCTGCTCCAGACGTGTCCCGTCCTTGGATCTGACAGCCGAATCGTCGGTACGAAGGACTATCGGGATACCGCCGACTCCGACATTGTGGTCGTAACCGCCGGCATTGCCAGAAAGCCGGGGATGAGTCGGGATGACCTGCTTCACACCAACGCCAGGATCGTGGGTGAGGTGATCGAGCGGGTCGTGGCTCACTCGCCGAACGGTATTCTCGTCATCGTCAGCAACCCGCTTGACGCGATGACCCAACTGGCGCTCAAACGAAGCGGCTTTGCTCGGGAGCGGGTCATCGGCATGGCGGGCGTGTTGGACGCAGCGCGATTTCGGACATTTATCGCACAAGAGCTTCGGGTCTCTGTGGAGAATGTTCATGCCTGCGTGCTCGGCGGCCATGGCGACGCGATGGTTCCCCTGCCTCGATTCTCTACGGTTGCCGGGATTCCGATCACCGAACTGCTGCCGCCCGACCGGATCGAGGCGCTGGTGAAGCGGACAGCCGGTGGTGGGGGAGAGATCCTGGCGCTGCTTGGAACGGGAAGCGCGTATTATGCGCCTGGGGCCTCAGTCGTGGAGATGGTGGAGACGATTGTCAAGGATAAGAAGAAGATCATGCCCTGCTGTGTTTATCTGCAAGGGGAGTATGGGATACACGGGTTGTGTGTCGGTGTCCCGGTCAAATTGGGCAGCACCGGCGTTGAGCAGATTATCGAAATCCAGCTGACACCTGATGAGGCGGCCGCCCTGAACCGGTCGGCGGCTGCCGTAAAAGAGCTGATCGACATCCTGAAGCTCTGA
- a CDS encoding succinate dehydrogenase, with protein sequence MTEDRLSNQRGQVAVATLGREAWWLQPMLIVLALGGFMVYTAWAALQGTHYEYKNYFSPFYPTFTKPEWWPFSPAFLILWAPAGFRFTCYYFRKAFHRSVLLTPPACAVADARAGYTGESRFPLILMNLHRYFLYLAMVELAVLWYHAARSVVFDGRLGAGIGSLVMVANVAFLSLYLTSCHSFRHLIGGRLDCFSHCPTRHALWGQVSRLNERHDLWFWLSLFSVGLTDLYIRLLSMGIISDMRLF encoded by the coding sequence ATGACCGAAGATCGGCTAAGCAACCAGCGTGGGCAGGTCGCCGTGGCGACCTTGGGAAGAGAGGCCTGGTGGCTGCAGCCGATGCTGATCGTGCTGGCGCTGGGCGGGTTCATGGTCTATACGGCCTGGGCAGCCCTCCAGGGAACCCACTATGAGTACAAGAACTACTTTTCACCCTTCTATCCGACGTTCACCAAACCTGAATGGTGGCCGTTCTCACCGGCCTTCCTGATCCTCTGGGCCCCGGCGGGTTTTCGATTTACCTGCTACTACTTCCGGAAAGCCTTCCATCGCTCTGTCCTGCTGACCCCGCCGGCCTGCGCGGTTGCTGACGCGCGGGCCGGCTATACGGGGGAATCCCGATTCCCTCTCATCCTCATGAACCTCCATCGCTACTTCCTCTACCTGGCCATGGTCGAGTTGGCTGTCTTGTGGTATCACGCCGCCCGCAGTGTCGTCTTTGACGGCCGACTCGGCGCCGGAATCGGCTCACTCGTGATGGTGGCCAATGTCGCATTCCTCAGTCTCTACCTGACCTCCTGCCACTCCTTTCGACACCTCATCGGCGGACGACTCGACTGTTTCTCACACTGCCCAACCCGGCACGCTCTCTGGGGCCAGGTCAGCCGACTCAACGAACGTCACGATCTCTGGTTCTGGCTGAGCCTCTTTTCAGTAGGACTGACCGATCTGTACATCCGTCTCCTGTCGATGGGCATCATCAGCGATATGAGACTGTTCTAA